The following proteins are encoded in a genomic region of Nomascus leucogenys isolate Asia chromosome 17, Asia_NLE_v1, whole genome shotgun sequence:
- the GGCT gene encoding gamma-glutamylcyclotransferase isoform X1, translated as MANSGCKDVTGPDEESFLYFAYGSNLLTERIHLRNPSAAFFCVARLQDFKLDFGNSQGKTSQTWHGGIATIFQSPGDEVWGVVWKMNKSNLNSLDEQEGVKSGMYVVIEVKVATQEGREITCRSYLMTNYESAPPSPQYKKIICMGAKENGLPLEYQEKLKAIEPNDYTGKVSEEIEDIIKRGETQTL; from the exons ATGGCGAACTCGGGCTGCAAGGACGTCACGGGTCCAGATGAGGAGAGTTTTCTGTACTTTGCCTACGGCAGCAACCTGCTGACAGAGAGGATCCACCTCCGAAACCCTTCGGCGGCGTTCTTCTGTGTGGCCCGCCTGCAG GATTTTAAGCTTGACTTTGGCAATTCCCAAGGCAAAACAAGTCAAACTTGGCATGGAGGGATAGCCACCATTTTTCAGAGTCCTGGCGATGAAGTGTGGGGAGTAGTatggaaaatgaacaaaagcAATTTAAATTCTCTGGATGA GCAAGAAGGGGTTAAAAGTGGAATGTATGTTGTAATAGAAGTTAAAGTTGCAActcaagaaggaagagaaataacCTGTCGAAGTTATCTGATGACAAATTATGAAAGTGCTCCCCCATCCCCACAGTATAAAAAG ATTATTTGCATGGGTGCAAAAGAAAATGGTTTGCCACTGGAGTATCAGGAGAAGTTAAAAGCAATAGAACCAAATGACTATACAGGAAAGGTCTCAGAAGAAATTGAAGACATCATCAAAAGGGGGGAAACACAAACTCTTTAG
- the GGCT gene encoding gamma-glutamylcyclotransferase isoform X2, giving the protein MANSGCKDVTGPDEESFLYFAYGSNLLTERIHLRNPSAAFFCVARLQDFKLDFGNSQGKTSQTWHGGIATIFQSPGDEVWGVVWKMNKSNLNSLDEWRKKCHTAFQNQGNHPCKHKTRMWDRDPNIPVQNLSLALYWQAQSGHGTCNRLFAWVQKKMVCHWSIRRS; this is encoded by the exons ATGGCGAACTCGGGCTGCAAGGACGTCACGGGTCCAGATGAGGAGAGTTTTCTGTACTTTGCCTACGGCAGCAACCTGCTGACAGAGAGGATCCACCTCCGAAACCCTTCGGCGGCGTTCTTCTGTGTGGCCCGCCTGCAG GATTTTAAGCTTGACTTTGGCAATTCCCAAGGCAAAACAAGTCAAACTTGGCATGGAGGGATAGCCACCATTTTTCAGAGTCCTGGCGATGAAGTGTGGGGAGTAGTatggaaaatgaacaaaagcAATTTAAATTCTCTGGATGA GTGGAGAAAGAAATGTCACACTGCCTTTCAGAATCAGGGAAATCACCCTTGcaagcacaagacaagaatgtggGATAGAGACCCCAACATTCCTGTTCAGAACCTAAGCTTAGCTCTCTATTGGCAGGCCCAATCAGGTCATGGCACCTGTAATAG ATTATTTGCATGGGTGCAAAAGAAAATGGTTTGCCACTGGAGTATCAGGAGAAGTTAA